A genomic segment from Simkaniaceae bacterium encodes:
- a CDS encoding type I restriction enzyme HsdR N-terminal domain-containing protein yields the protein MDSSNRNNQLFDPFRKKWVIATPEECVRQGLLRVMTDQGGYPKSLIAIERGIQGLKTKRVNRRFDIICYHPSGSPLLLIECKAEILNEATENQVIGYNTHVIAPFIAIAGRYEVRMGRYDVKKHQWVFSAGLPPFASLVKWFDHV from the coding sequence ATGGACTCCTCCAACCGGAATAATCAACTGTTTGATCCCTTTCGAAAAAAATGGGTGATTGCGACACCGGAAGAGTGTGTAAGACAGGGGCTTTTGAGGGTAATGACCGACCAAGGTGGTTATCCCAAAAGCCTTATTGCTATAGAGAGGGGAATCCAAGGCCTAAAAACAAAACGCGTCAATCGCCGTTTTGATATTATTTGCTATCATCCTAGCGGATCTCCACTGCTACTGATTGAATGTAAAGCTGAAATCCTCAATGAGGCGACTGAAAATCAGGTGATCGGATATAACACACATGTCATAGCCCCATTCATTGCGATTGCCGGGCGGTATGAAGTGAGAATGGGAAGGTATGATGTGAAGAAACATCAATGGGTGTTTTCGGCAGGGTTGCCCCCTTTTGCAAGCTTGGTAAAATGGTTTGATCATGTCTAA
- a CDS encoding DUF4116 domain-containing protein, whose translation MSIEPRFSPDHQSLQFYKDSRMIAEVKTSSSEAASGELHKYIRIDVSGEPAYLDKELFREKFSVSTASTSKITELFTSLFSAEAAPTIPDIITVDRITPILEDYQEKKAALLSHPFSLYDSPRGFLSDKEVVLAAVKKNGSELYFASDLLSPVPEAILTYSALHYRDPSMKEAIQTFIGQVLEGTFVRFRNAHNSHARFLTDDQKRIWETFSSHKDWITKEKGTIEVLISHGNTAPYEYEDGGVGVSDSGKYEIRAHEV comes from the coding sequence ATGTCTATAGAGCCTCGGTTTTCGCCTGACCATCAATCGCTTCAGTTTTATAAAGATAGCCGGATGATTGCCGAAGTCAAAACGAGCTCATCAGAGGCTGCATCCGGTGAATTACACAAATACATCCGCATTGATGTTAGTGGCGAACCGGCTTATCTCGATAAAGAGCTGTTCAGAGAGAAATTTTCAGTCTCGACAGCCTCTACCTCTAAAATAACAGAGCTTTTTACTTCTTTATTTAGCGCGGAAGCGGCCCCAACTATTCCTGACATCATTACCGTAGATCGCATTACTCCAATATTAGAGGACTATCAGGAAAAAAAAGCTGCATTGCTTTCTCATCCGTTTTCTCTTTATGACTCGCCACGGGGGTTTCTATCGGATAAGGAAGTTGTATTAGCTGCAGTCAAGAAGAATGGGAGCGAATTATACTTCGCATCAGATTTATTATCACCGGTTCCTGAAGCGATTTTGACATATTCTGCACTGCATTACCGCGATCCGAGCATGAAAGAGGCGATCCAAACATTTATAGGACAAGTCTTGGAAGGGACGTTTGTCCGGTTTCGAAATGCACACAATTCTCATGCACGATTTTTAACCGATGATCAAAAAAGAATATGGGAAACCTTTTCTTCTCATAAGGATTGGATAACGAAAGAGAAGGGTACAATAGAGGTTCTCATATCCCATGGAAATACTGCACCCTATGAGTATGAAGATGGCGGAGTCGGCGTCTCGGATAGTGGGAAGTATGAGATTAGGGCTCATGAGGTATAA
- the recO gene encoding DNA repair protein RecO translates to MTIHHSCSMINEEGIVLKSIDFRDHQKIITLYTPQLGIISAIVKNLSQKKLQEHSLCSPLVRAQYILKKGRSECYGLIEGSVIDLHLELRRSLAVLTISLNMIKTISQTQLPGKPSQELYQLLKVYLKELKKNPYANQLLMSFYLKLLKYEGVFIEEAIPSSLKYLAHIQHFDEIQERTISEEDELIVKNLMLCYQNA, encoded by the coding sequence TTGACTATTCACCACAGCTGCAGCATGATCAATGAAGAAGGTATTGTCCTTAAATCAATTGACTTCCGAGATCACCAAAAAATTATCACTCTCTATACACCCCAATTGGGCATTATTTCTGCAATTGTTAAAAATCTAAGTCAAAAAAAGCTCCAAGAGCACAGTCTTTGCTCTCCTTTAGTGCGAGCTCAATATATTTTAAAGAAAGGTCGATCGGAATGCTATGGGCTCATCGAAGGCTCGGTTATTGATCTCCATTTAGAATTAAGGCGCTCTCTCGCAGTTCTCACAATCTCCCTCAATATGATTAAAACCATTTCCCAAACTCAGTTGCCCGGGAAACCCTCACAGGAACTCTATCAACTGCTTAAAGTTTACCTCAAAGAACTAAAAAAAAATCCCTACGCTAATCAACTACTGATGAGCTTTTACTTAAAACTATTAAAATACGAAGGGGTTTTTATTGAAGAAGCCATCCCATCCTCCCTAAAATATCTTGCCCACATCCAACACTTCGATGAAATTCAAGAGAGAACTATCTCTGAAGAAGATGAATTGATCGTCAAAAACTTGATGCTCTGTTACCAAAACGCTTGA
- the raiA gene encoding ribosome-associated translation inhibitor RaiA, producing the protein MENHQEYAIHIVSKNHEISEAIKTYIQNKLAKVERLTNNIIDVHVRIEVQKLDHIVNIVMKFSHFNVQAHAMTHDLYLSVDRAVEKLQRKLYKWKTKIQDHHNRQKEIISVPVDVFAKTETYLDAINDAIEDENISEAESLLAPPSIVKTKTRSLKTLKLEEALMKMELSADNFLVYRSEEDQKLKVVYRRRDQSYGLLQPE; encoded by the coding sequence ATGGAAAACCATCAAGAATATGCCATTCATATTGTCAGTAAAAATCATGAAATAAGTGAAGCGATTAAAACTTATATTCAAAATAAATTAGCTAAGGTCGAGCGATTAACCAACAATATTATCGATGTTCACGTTCGAATTGAAGTGCAAAAACTGGATCATATAGTCAATATTGTCATGAAATTTTCTCATTTCAACGTTCAGGCTCACGCTATGACGCACGACTTGTATTTGTCAGTGGATCGGGCTGTTGAAAAGCTTCAAAGAAAACTCTATAAGTGGAAAACAAAGATCCAGGATCATCACAATCGACAAAAGGAGATCATTTCCGTCCCTGTTGATGTCTTTGCAAAGACAGAGACCTATTTAGATGCGATTAATGATGCCATCGAAGATGAAAATATCAGTGAAGCAGAATCTTTACTGGCTCCTCCTTCTATTGTTAAAACAAAAACGCGGTCTTTAAAAACATTAAAACTTGAAGAAGCACTGATGAAAATGGAGCTATCTGCAGATAACTTCTTAGTCTATCGCAGTGAAGAAGACCAAAAACTCAAAGTTGTCTACCGACGACGCGATCAGAGCTATGGACTCCTCCAACCGGAATAA